In a genomic window of Chaetodon auriga isolate fChaAug3 chromosome 1, fChaAug3.hap1, whole genome shotgun sequence:
- the LOC143322838 gene encoding high choriolytic enzyme 1-like, giving the protein MMTPAFLLLVLLSLMAVTPAATDDGADTDESLDTSDIIAKANEGISKGLMHGDIMQSSGKNAVPCTATGCKWPKTGRYVYVPVTISRRYTRAQRNIIIRSLVTFHRHTCIRFVWRRWSHWSYLSFFSGSGCWSYLGRQRGRQWVSLRSNGCLYTGTVQHEVLHALGFHHEQVRSDRDSYVNILTQNIIVGRESNFKKVETNNLGTPYDFNSVMHYSKYAFSKNGQPTILAKSNPDLDFGKATYMSANDIARVNRLYKC; this is encoded by the exons ATGATGACTCCagctttcctcctcctcgtcctcctctcattGATGGCTGTCACGCCG GCTGCCACCGATGATGGAGCTGATACAG ATGAGTCTTTGGACACCTCTGATATCATTGCAAAAGCTAATGAAGGCATAT CAAAGGGGCTGATGCACGGTGACATTATGCAAAGCAGTGGCAAGAATGCAGTCCCCTGCACCGCCACAGGCTGCAAGTGGCCTAAAACTGGGCGCTACGTCTACGTGCCTGTTACTATCTCCAGAAGATACA cccGGGCACAGCGTAACATCATCATTAGGTCTCTGGTGACCttccacagacacacctgcaTTCGCTTTGTCTGGAGGAGATGGTCGCATTGGAGTTACCTCTCCTTCTTTAGTGGATCTGG GTGTTGGTCCTACCTGGGCcgtcagagaggaagacagtggGTCTCCCTGAGGAGCAACGGCTGTTTGTACACAGGAACGGTGCAGCACGAGGTTCTCCACGCTCTGGGCTTCCACCACGAGCAGGTCCGCTCCGACAGAGACTCATACGTCAACATCCTCACCCAGAACATTATTGTCG GAAGAGAATCAAACTTTAAGAAGGTGGAGACTAACAACTTGGGCACTCCCTACGACTTCAACTCTGTCATGCACTACAGcaa ATACGCCTTCTCCAAAAACGGACAACCAACCATCCTCGCCAAGAGCAATCCAGACCTTGACTTCGGAAAGGCCACCTACATGAGCGCCAACGACATTGCCCGCGTCAACAGGCTGTACAAATGCT GA